The genome window GGAGATTATCTCCACCTTCTCTCCCACATGGTAAGGAATCAGAAAGCCTGCTATCACTGCTCCGTTGACATCCTTGGGGTCATATCCCGAGTACAGAGGCACTATTGCCTCCACCAGCTCACCTAGGTCCGAACGCCTGGTCCCCACCCATTCCTCTCCCCGCATTATCTTTGCCTTGGGAAACTTGGCCCTGGGAGAGACACGAGTGGATTCTGAGGTCAGATTGGCAGAGGAAACGTATCCCAGAACCTCTTGGTCCTTGCTGTACACAGCCAGGAGATCTAGTTGAAACTCCCTTCTCTTTTCCTCCAGATGAGGTTTGAGAAAATGGGATTGGGAAAGCAACTCCCCCCTGCCCGTCAGAGAGCGGGACACGCTTCTGGCTGATCCCAAGGTTTGAGCGAACTTTTCCCTGCGCAGGGTCTCTGAAATCTCCTTGGACATTCCCAAGGACTGTTCTATCTGGTAGTTCAGCCATAAATCGGTGCTCTTGCCAATGTATGAGACAGCCACTGCAAAGAGCACCACTGCGGGAATAACGGAAAATCCCACAAAGGCCACCACGAACTTGGTCCTGAGCCTGGCACCAAAAATATTCCTTCGTCTTTCAAAGAGTAGTTTGACAAGGTTTCGAACCACCAGAAAAAGAAGCAAGAGGATGAGAATTATGTTTAGAAAGAGAAGACCGAATACCAGAATATTGCTGGCCAGGGACACCAGGGTGGAGGGACCGGAGAGGTACACCGTGAGGGCAGTGCTTCCTATGAGCAACAGCCCCACCATTATCATGATATAGCGTTCCCGCCTGCGTCTTCTTTGCTCTGCCAGATCAACAGACCATTGAGTTGAAAGGTCCATGGACGTGTGAGGAATCCCCCTGTGCAAATCACTGGCAGGATCTCATGGTTCGAAAGGCCTGATTCCTTGTACTTAGATCATTCTAGGCCAGGCTTTCCAAGCATTGCAAGGGTGCCCCCCAACAGCCACTCCTACCTCTTCCTTTCTGGAGAAGGTCTCAAGAAGCCTGACTCCATAATCATCCAGGCTGGATGTGATTAATCCGGGAAAAAGCCTGTTTTGGAAAGCCTAAAGAGCCACCTTCCAATTACCTGGACTTAACCTCATGTTGGGTTCAATTCTTGAATCACGCAAAGACCGAAATGGGATAAGAGCTTTGCAGGAGCTCAGGCCGTGGCAGGAACTCTTTCCCAGGGTTCTGCCTGGGTGGAAGGATGGGGATAAACAGCTTCGGCATGCTCCAATCTGGAAGCGGAGAGGATCTTCCAGCCCCTAGGGCTATCCATCAGCTTCTTGAGGAGTCTGTGATTCAAGGAGTGCCCCGCCTTATGTGCTACGAAATGTGCCAGTAGCCTGCAACCTGTTAAGGAGAGGTCTCCTACGGAATCCAATACCTTGTGTCTTACGAACTCGTCTTGGTAGCGGAGTCCCTCTGAATTCACCACCTTTGTGTCGTCCAGGACCAAGGCATTTTCCAATGATCCTCCAAGGGCATAACCCTGGGCTTTCATTGCCTCCACGTCTCGGAGAAATCCGAAGGTTCGGGCCCCGCTGATCTCCCTGTCATAGTCCTGCTCAGAGAGGCGAAACTTCAAGAACTGGCTTCCTATGGCCGGGTGATCGAACTCTATCCCAAATGAAATCATGAAATCAGGACATGGCAGGAGGCTGACCCACCTGTCTCCATCGCACACGCTAAAGGGGCTCTGAATCACCAGATATCTACGAGGCCTTGGTTGCACCGCAATCCCTGCAGACCTTAT of bacterium contains these proteins:
- the lpxC gene encoding UDP-3-O-acyl-N-acetylglucosamine deacetylase: MHLQRTVKRTIALEGLGLHTGKKIRMSIQPAPADHGIVFVRSDLPRGTRIPARLEFVVDTTLATTLGKEGTVVSTVEHLMSALFGTGVDNALVEVEGPEIPILDGSAAPFVRLIRSAGIAVQPRPRRYLVIQSPFSVCDGDRWVSLLPCPDFMISFGIEFDHPAIGSQFLKFRLSEQDYDREISGARTFGFLRDVEAMKAQGYALGGSLENALVLDDTKVVNSEGLRYQDEFVRHKVLDSVGDLSLTGCRLLAHFVAHKAGHSLNHRLLKKLMDSPRGWKILSASRLEHAEAVYPHPSTQAEPWERVPATA